The region TTCCATACTTGTTGAATTGTATCAATTGCATCCCATGCTTCTTCTACCTGATCCCAACGCATAAATAGAGTAGGATCGCCTAGTAGAGCATCTGCCAATAAGGTTTCATAAGCTTCGGGCGACATTGTTGAACAAGCAAAATAGTCAAATACCATTTCTGCTGGTCTTAACGACATTGATAAACCAGGTTTTTTGGTCATAAACTGCAGTTTAATGTCCATCGAAGGCTGGATATTGATAATTAATCTGTTTGGTGTGCTTCCTTCTTTTCCATAAGAAAATGAAGAATGCGGAACCGGTTTAAACTGGATAATAATAGAAGATTGTTTTTCTTCCATTCTTTTTCCGGAACGCAAGTAGAACGGAATTCCCTGCCATCTCCAGTTGTCCAGATAAATTTTCATTGCGACATATGTTTCTGTATTAGAATCCGGTGCAATTCCTTTATCCTGACGGTAGCCTGGTACTGGTTTCCCGTTAATTGTTCCCGCATCGTACTGACCTCTTACAATGTAGTGATCTACTTCTTCAGGTTTGATTCGGCGAATTGATTTTAAAACATCTGCTTTACGATTTCTAATGTCGTCCGCTGCTAACGAAGCAGGCGCTTCCATAGCTGTCATACATAGAATCTGAAACAAATGGTTCTGGATCATATCTTTTAAGGCTCCGACACCTTCATAGAATCCGCCTCGTTCTTCAACGCCGACTTCTTCTGCTACGGTAATCTGAACAAAATCAATGAAATTGCGACTCCATAATGGCTCGAACATAGAATTTCCAAAACGGAAAGCCAAAATATTCTGAACGGTTTCTTTTCCTAAATAGTGATCGATTCTGTAAATCTGCTCTTCTTTGAAAGTCTGCGAAAGCATTTCATTCAGCCCAATTGCAGAGGCTTTATCGTAACCAAATGGTTTTTCAATAATAATTCGGTCTTGTTTAGCATTTGCCGCAAGGCCGATTTTTTTAATATTGCTCGAAATCGTTGAAATAAACGAAGGCGTAATCGAAAGATAGAAAAGACGATTGGCACGTTCACCAAAAGCCAGATCAAAATTGTTGATTTTTTCGTTTAACCCAATGTATGATTCTTCTTTGTCAATATCCAGACTGTGATAGGTTATGTGATTAAGAAACTTTTCTGTTTCTGCATCTGACATCCCTTTTTTTCTGGAAAAAGTATTTAGGTTTTCTAAAACATAACTGCGGAATTCTTCATCGCTTTTTTGAGCTCTACCAAGCGCAATAATCTGAAACTTCTCAGACATACGGCCATCGAGGTACAGATTTTGAAATGCGGGAAAGAGCTTTCTTTTGGCTAAGTCTCCGGTTCCTCCAAAAATTACAATAATAGTTGGATTCATTTTTTTATTTTTAGTCATTGTGTGTGGTTGTGTTGTTTTTTTTAGTTTGCTTATTCAGCCCATTGTGTATGGAAAACGCCTTCTTTATCGATACGCTCATAAGTATGCGCACCAAAGAAATCACGTTGTGCCTGAATTAAATTGGTTGGCAAATTAGCAGATCTGTAAGCATCAAAATAAGCCAGCGAGTTCATTAATCCTGAAATTGGTAATCCTTTTTGCACCGCAAATTGAATCACGGCACGCATTCCTGCCTGGTTTTGGGTTAATTTTGAAGCAATTCCATTGTCCAGTAATAAGTTTGGTAAATCTGATTTTGCTACATATGCCTTTCTGAAATCTTCTAAAATAGTCGCACGAATAATGCATCCGCCACGCCAGATTTTAGCAACCGTTTCCAGATTTAATCCATAGTTGTATTCTTTAGAAGCCGTGTGAAGCTGAGCTAAACCTTGAGCGTAAGTAACTACAATAGAAAAGTATAAAGCCGATTTCAAAGCAGCAATTGCTTCGCTTGTATTAATATCGCTAGGATTAGATTCCCAAACTAATTTTTGAGCAGCTTCAATTCTTTCCGGTTTGGTTTTAGACATATCGCGCATGTTAACCGCTGCGTCGATAGTTGGAACGGGAACTTGTAAATCCATTGCATTTTGCGAAGTCCATTTTCCTGTACCTTTTGATCTTGCCCAATCCGAAATTTTATTGATAAGAAGGCTTCCGTCTTCGTCTTGTTGTTTCAGGATTTTTCCGGTGATTTCAATCAAATAAGATCTTAAATCATCGGTTTGGTTCCATTCTTCAAAAGTTTTCTGAATCGTTTCATCATCCAAGTTATAACCTCTTTTCATTAAGTCATAAATCTCAGAAATCAACTGCATGATTCCGTATTCGATTCCGTTGTGAACCATTTTTACATAGTTACCTGCCGAACCGTTTCCTAAATATTCAACGCAAGGTTCACCTTCCACTTTTGCAGCAATTGCTTCAAAAATTGGACGCAGTCTTTCGTATGCTTTTTGATCTCCTCCCGGCATCATAGCAGGACCGAAACGAGCTCCTTTTTCTCCTCCGGAAATTCCCATTCCGAAGAAGTGGATTCCTTTTTCAGACAATTCTAAGAATCTTCTGTCTGTATCTGTAAAATAAGTGTTTCCACCGTCGATTATGATGTCTCCTTTATCTAAATGAGGCAGTAAGCTTGCAATAGCGCTGTCAACTGGTTTTCCCGCAGGAACCAATATCATAATCGCTCTTGGCTGTTGAATAAGCTCCACAAAATGTTTTACATCTGTTGTAGCTTCAATAGTGTGATTGGCATCGGCTTCTTGTTGAAGAGAGTTGACTTTTTCTGTGTCTAAGTCTAAACCTGCAGCCGCAAAGTTATGGCTGGCGATATTTAAAAGTAAGTTACGGCCCATTACACCGAGTCCTACAATTCCAAAATCAAATTTGCTCATAGTTTTCAATTAACTAAATTATTAGAAGAAATGTTTTGCAGCAAAAAGTAAGAGAAAGTATGGTAATTCTTTTTCATTCAATGTTTTGCAACAAAACAATGGTTATTTTAATCTTACATTTCAAAATGTAGACCGCTAAGTTAGAGAAAAATGATGAAAAACGAGGGGTAAAATCGTTCACTTTTGGTGTTTATTGTGATACTTTTATAGGTGTTGAAAATACACTTATAAGACTGTTTTTGAACTATATCGTTGTAATTGATGAAATGGTTTTTTCAATTCCAGAGTGCCTTAAACTTTGTCAAAGTTTCGAACTTTGACAAAGTTGAATTCGTGGAGAATATTTTTTAAATACATAGTCACGAAGCTTCGGGATAGTTTTTTGGAACGCTTAAAAAAGGCATTTCATTTTTAATAATTAACATCGTCTCAATCTTTACCAAAGTTTTGAACTTTGACAAAGGTTAATTTATGACTGTTTATATTTCTCTCGCAGATTTTGCAGATCAAAAAAATCTGCTTTATCAGCTAAATCTGCGAGAGGATATTTTAAACGCAAACTTATGTATTAAAAAAATCAAGGATAAATCATCAAAAACATAAAAGCAAACAAATTCACTAAAAGCACAACGCCATAGACAATATTCGATTTTCCTTTGCTAAGAGAAAGCATTACGGTAAAAACAGATAAAGCCAAAAGTACAATAGATTTTATATCGAGTCCCAATACAATGGGCATTCCCATAATAATACAAACTGTGGCAACACTCGGAATTGTTAATCCGATACTGGCCAGGGCAGAACCTAAAGCTAAATTCAAACTTGTCTGCAATCTGTTTTTTCTGGCCGCAATAATAGCCGCAATGGCTTCGGGTAATAAAATGATAATCGCGATAATAACTCCAACTAATGATTTAGGAAGATTATAGCCTATAATAATAGTTTCAATTGTAGGCGAGAGCGTTTTGGCTAATAAAACCACAATTCCTAAACTGACTAAAAGAAAAACAAGACTGGTATAAAATGTTTTATTATTGATTTCTATTGGATGTGTTTTCGATTCATCTTCATTCGTTCCGTTCGTTAGAAAATATTGACGGTAACCTTTTGTCTGTGCAAATAAAAAAGAGCCGTAAATAACCAGACAGGCAATAGAAGCAAAGATTAATTGAGGTGTTGAGTAATAAGAACCGTGAACACTTTCGGTAAATGTAGGAAACACTAAAGTAAAGACAATAATAGAAATCAATGAAACCAAACCAATAGTTACCGAGGAAGTGGAGAAATTCTGTTCGTAATGTTTGATACTTCCAATAAGAAGACACAATCCGATAATACCATTTAAAATCAGCATTGTCGCAGCATAAACGGTATCTCTGGCTAAAGAAGCAGCTTCAGAACCTTCAGAAAGCATTAAAGAGACAATTATAGAAACTTCAATTACAGTAATAGAAATAGCCAAAATTATGGTTCCGTAAGGTTCTCCCACGCGTTCTGCAATGATTTCAGAATGATGAACGGCTGACATTACACTAAGAATAAGCAATATACTCGCAGCAATTTGAAAAACAGTGCTGTCTTTTATCAGTCCGCTAAATAGGAGAGCCCATGATAGGATAGGGATAATGATGGTCCATTGTAATAATTGTTTCATTTTTTGTAGTTTTTAAAATTGATAACCATAATGCCGATAGGGCCAACAGAATCGGCTTTTGTCTTTTCTGTAAGATAGGATTTTTATAGCTAAAAATCATAAAAAACTACATTTTTAAGCACTTTTTAAGTTTTTTACATTATGCTTTTATTATTCTTTAGTCAAAATGTTGTTGTGCTTTTAAGAGCTCTCGATGATTTAATTTTGGTGCTAATTTTTTAATTGAGGCTATGTGTATTTCTCCCGCAGATTCAGCTGATCAAGCAGATTTTTTTTGACTTGTATAATCTGCAAAATCTGCGAAATCTGCAGGAGAATATTTTAAGAGTTTCGAATTATTTCTTCGCGATGCGATTTTCCCCATTTTATCATTTCTTCGATTACAGGACCAAAAGATTTACAATATGGTGTTGATTCGTATTTAACCTGAATTTCAGCATCGCGGTCTTCAGTTCTTTTAATGAGCATATTGAGTTCCATTTCTTTCA is a window of Flavobacterium crocinum DNA encoding:
- the zwf gene encoding glucose-6-phosphate dehydrogenase; translation: MTKNKKMNPTIIVIFGGTGDLAKRKLFPAFQNLYLDGRMSEKFQIIALGRAQKSDEEFRSYVLENLNTFSRKKGMSDAETEKFLNHITYHSLDIDKEESYIGLNEKINNFDLAFGERANRLFYLSITPSFISTISSNIKKIGLAANAKQDRIIIEKPFGYDKASAIGLNEMLSQTFKEEQIYRIDHYLGKETVQNILAFRFGNSMFEPLWSRNFIDFVQITVAEEVGVEERGGFYEGVGALKDMIQNHLFQILCMTAMEAPASLAADDIRNRKADVLKSIRRIKPEEVDHYIVRGQYDAGTINGKPVPGYRQDKGIAPDSNTETYVAMKIYLDNWRWQGIPFYLRSGKRMEEKQSSIIIQFKPVPHSSFSYGKEGSTPNRLIINIQPSMDIKLQFMTKKPGLSMSLRPAEMVFDYFACSTMSPEAYETLLADALLGDPTLFMRWDQVEEAWDAIDTIQQVWKTTAPTNFPNYKAGSWGPEEADELLARQGHKWIPNTQNVKKEEVLNGTSIQ
- the gndA gene encoding NADP-dependent phosphogluconate dehydrogenase — protein: MSKFDFGIVGLGVMGRNLLLNIASHNFAAAGLDLDTEKVNSLQQEADANHTIEATTDVKHFVELIQQPRAIMILVPAGKPVDSAIASLLPHLDKGDIIIDGGNTYFTDTDRRFLELSEKGIHFFGMGISGGEKGARFGPAMMPGGDQKAYERLRPIFEAIAAKVEGEPCVEYLGNGSAGNYVKMVHNGIEYGIMQLISEIYDLMKRGYNLDDETIQKTFEEWNQTDDLRSYLIEITGKILKQQDEDGSLLINKISDWARSKGTGKWTSQNAMDLQVPVPTIDAAVNMRDMSKTKPERIEAAQKLVWESNPSDINTSEAIAALKSALYFSIVVTYAQGLAQLHTASKEYNYGLNLETVAKIWRGGCIIRATILEDFRKAYVAKSDLPNLLLDNGIASKLTQNQAGMRAVIQFAVQKGLPISGLMNSLAYFDAYRSANLPTNLIQAQRDFFGAHTYERIDKEGVFHTQWAE
- a CDS encoding winged helix-turn-helix transcriptional regulator is translated as MERNQKEEVQALQDTLHVLGGKWRLPIINSICNGNNRFREIERSIPGITTRMLSRELKEMELNMLIKRTEDRDAEIQVKYESTPYCKSFGPVIEEMIKWGKSHREEIIRNS
- a CDS encoding calcium:proton antiporter; translated protein: MKQLLQWTIIIPILSWALLFSGLIKDSTVFQIAASILLILSVMSAVHHSEIIAERVGEPYGTIILAISITVIEVSIIVSLMLSEGSEAASLARDTVYAATMLILNGIIGLCLLIGSIKHYEQNFSTSSVTIGLVSLISIIVFTLVFPTFTESVHGSYYSTPQLIFASIACLVIYGSFLFAQTKGYRQYFLTNGTNEDESKTHPIEINNKTFYTSLVFLLVSLGIVVLLAKTLSPTIETIIIGYNLPKSLVGVIIAIIILLPEAIAAIIAARKNRLQTSLNLALGSALASIGLTIPSVATVCIIMGMPIVLGLDIKSIVLLALSVFTVMLSLSKGKSNIVYGVVLLVNLFAFMFLMIYP